GCTGCCTTTCCCACTTATACACCACCAACAccaacacataatattcgaTCTCAACCACCAAACACCCCACCCACCATTATTAACCTCCGGTGGATTTTCCTCCTCAAACTTTccttcttccaaataaatctTCGGATCTTTGTCGTGTAAACGTTCCGCGTCCCCTGCTCCAACACTAGGGGGCATCTGTGGGATGgagcaatttaaataaaaacatttggttgtttaataatattgaaCTTTTCAACATAAAAAGTCGTCCTTTATTTACAATACGAATGAAaagaacaaattaattaaaataacagagAAAAGGTGTTATATAAAAGCTTTTAACCGAGACTGTGGTATTCTTGACAGGTACTTGTCAACAACACAATAAATAACCCTAGCATCTTTAAGGGTTAAAGTTATAACCATAACATAATACAACACCAACCTGTGGTATATTGGTGTAGCTTGCTTGTGAAGGTTCTGGTGttgggaccactgggttggctGGTTCAAGTGGGGGGGAGGGGTTGTAACTGTTGTACCCTGATAGTTTGTCATTAGGTAAAGGTATGTGGGTAGCAGGGGGGTCAGGGGTGGTTTGCAACACAACTGATGCTTCAGGTATTGCAGGTGTTAGTAGTTGGTGGGGTAAGTTGATATCAAAGGGTTGGGTGGGGCTGGTGCTTCCATGGAGGGTGCTGAAGCCTGTAGTGGGGAATGCACCTATGTCCTGTGGGGTAACGGGGGTTAATAAGATGGTGCATCGAtggttttacaataaataacaaaacatacagCTTTACAAACACTGCTGATATGATTATGCCGATTTTGGGCAAGATGCTTAAAaggacaactctggtctaaatcctacGACCCATGACGTGTCTTGCTGTAGAACCCcccccatatagaatagaatgagcaaacaaaacaacatcagcaaacacacacacaacacagcaacaacaacatacgtTACCTTCTGCATTGAACTATTAGTTTGTTTTGCTTGGAACGATTCATTCGAATGTTGGTTTGTATTGAACGTGGTTACTGGTGTTTCTATGTTCTGGTACTTCTGGTTTGCGCCAAACGTGGTTTGTCCCATCCCCATGTTTTCTGCTTCATGCTGGTCCATGGTGGTGATGGGGTAGGGGTTGGGGGGgttggtggggtaagatgggttaaCGGGGTCATGGAACATGGGTGGCTTCATATTATGCATGTGGAGGTGGGAGGTTGGGAGCGGTGTTGGTCGTTCACCTGTGGGGGGGGTGTGATATAATAGACGGAGAATAGAGTTGCCAACATTTGGCTGATAGGATGATAATTTATGTCAAttactctaacccagtggtcactgataaGTTGAAGCACAAATGAGATTTGGGAAATTGACAGTATAGCTAGGAgttattctgttctatatgtgtgaggtTCTAAGTCACGTtatggaacctgagatttagttCAGAGTTGCCCAACCCCCCTCACttaatgcaaaacaacaatccaACCTTCCAACATTGAATCTTGTAGGAAATTATATTCTCCTTGCACTTCAGCCAATACTTCCTCAACCGTGCGCGTTGGTTTCACATTTGATTCCTTGGGTTCCGACTCTGGGACCTGGGGGGGTGGGTAAGGGTTAGTGGGGGTTAAGGGGATGtgttattgtatatgggtgaggttccaTGGTGAGGTAGGTGAGGGTAAATACAAGCTACGTTAACAACTTGACTAAACATGATTGCGCAATATAGCATGTGGCATTTAACGTATTGGTGTCATGGTATGATGATGACGACTGTGCCACCTAGGATTCAGGCAATCGTTACAAACAATATCCAaccaataaaacaactttaccTCTTCTGGTTGTTCCAATACAGCGGCATCGGGTGCGGATTGAATGAACTGTGGAAGATTTGGTTAGAAACATATATAGATGGTTAcaatatataccatatatagaTACATAGATACATATTACACAGACTCACCTCTGTTGTTGGGAGTTTGGTTTCAACTTCATCAGCTTGGTCATCAAGGTCCTCGCTTTCTGTATAATGGTGGTGTGGGGGTTAGTTTGGGTTAATGGGGGTTAGTTAAGGCATCTTGGGGATAATATGGGCTGTAGATACACAGTCTGGGTGTTAATTAACCCCAGgaacttcacccatatagaaaataGTATGAGTTAGGAAACGGTGAAGCTAAACTACTAAACATCACCACCTGTAGCAGGAACTActttaacccccccccccacaaTACCAGCCAACTGCGTAGCAATAGTTGGTAATTCAATACAAACCTGCCAGCGATGAATTCTTGGTTGAAGAATCGGATGTTTCCTCCTCGCTTGCTTTGTCTTCATCTGCAACGATTAATTTGTcggtgaattttttttattaatcagtaaacattacaaccaataagttagatttgtttcattgtGTGTCTGACTATCCCTGCCTTCCAtgtgtttataaatgtttgcttGAGGTCACATAATCAACACATGTTCTATTAACCATTCGTTGCATGAAGATATCACATTACACCAGGATGCCAAACCATCAATGTTTGGTATACGCCCCCAAACCTTACCTTCCCCTGCTACAAAGTCAGTCTTGGTCGATTTAGGAAGACATTCGAAATATTTGCAACCACACATCTCTTCCAGTAGGTGGTGTAGTTCGCTGTCTGTTataaaagtaacttgtttattctcacGTAGTAGCGCactgacagtcgttataacacgggtgttcggaACCCATATTACACGGCACCACCAGGAATAATATCCACACAAACAACATCACAAACACTCACATGTTGTGCCACACACTGGTTTGTTGCTTGCGATATGCAACGCATACAAATGATCCCCTGCACTATCAGATCCATCAAATATGCTGCAAAGGAATTTTGTATTAGTTTATGTGGGGAATATTAATATATCatggtttattattaagtttgATGCTGGGAATACAATTAAAAGTCGCGTTCATGGCTGTCACGTTTTACGGTAAACGAAATATACTTTGTCTCTGCTTGCTTGTAGTAATGTACAGACACCTAACAAAACCAAATACAACTGTTGACCAACTGCTTACTTCTGGCCGGCTTCGTTAGGAATCATGAGACAAGTTTTATGGAATTGAATCATTTGGTCGATTGCCTCTTGTGTGAGAACCTGAATAACAAACATTAATAAACCATTTATCGCCCACCCCCATAGGTAAACTTCcatgcattttatttaaaaacagtgtaTATATTCAATCCCCTTACTTACCACCGCCCCATTCTGTCCATGAATGAAATCTTCCCTCACATGTTCCTCACCATACACAAGGTTGAACACCATCAATGCCTTTGTTATGTATTTGCTTAATTTCAAATCTTTATCTTCCTTCAATGTTTGTTCCCTACGTTGCATCTTACGCTGGGCCTTTGAAACCTGGGGGACCACGCGGAGTAACGCGgatgttaatatatattaggagCGAGGCGGGATTACCGATGCTAACTTATATTGCTACTTAATCTAAAATCGTAGTTACTCTGAACTTGAAGTGATGCAACATGCTATGATGTAAACcgttttatttatacttggggtaatgggtcaactctggtttTAAACCCTATGCCCctctgtaggacctcacccatatagaatagaatgtgcatatacaatgttggggtaatgggccaactctggtctaaatcccaggtcccatggcatgcctcactgtagaacctcacccatatagaatagaatgtgcatatacaatgttggggtaatgggccaactctggtctaaatcccaggtcccatgacgtgcctcactgtaggacctcacccatatagaatagaatgtgcatgtacaatgttggggtaatggaccaactctggtctaaaccccaggtcccatagcttgcctcactgtaggacctcacccttatggAATAAGAACCCCACAACCCCACCCACCTCATTAGTAACCCCAGAGAAAGCTTTACAAATCTCCTTTGCAAACTCCAGGCTTCCCATAACTTCATTATATTTGCTTACAGCACACGATTGGTCACGATCGAGTTCACCACCTTCAGCTGCTATCTTGCGATACCCGTCCAATTTTACCTGGATGTAACACAC
This genomic interval from Ciona intestinalis unplaced genomic scaffold, KH HT000077.2, whole genome shotgun sequence contains the following:
- the rngi gene encoding uncharacterized LOC100179738 (The RefSeq protein has 6 substitutions compared to this genomic sequence), with protein sequence MVVQKANTMDTKSYTGNYESIAQDPLKHVVTVIEKKIRNLDKRKVKLDGYRKIAAEGGELDRDQSCAVSKYNEVMGSLEFAKEICKAFSGVTNEVSKAQRKMQRREQTLKEDKDLKLSKYITKALMVFNLVYGEEHVREDFIHGQNGAVVLTQEAIDQMIQFHKTCLMIPNEAGQNIFDGSDSAGDHLYALHLASNKPVCGTTYSELHHLLEEMCACKYFECLPKSTKTDFVAGEDEDKASEEETADSSTKNSSLAESEDLDDQPDEAETKLPTTEFIQSAPDAAVLEQPEEVPESEPKESNVKPTRTVEEVLAEVQGEYNFLQDSMLEGERPTPLPTSHLHMHNMKPPMFHDPVNPSYPTNPPNPYPITTMDQHEAENMGMGQTTFGANQKYQNIETPVTTFNTNQHSNESFQAKQTNSSMQKDMGAFPTTGFSTLHGSTSPTQPFDINLPHQLLTPAIPEASVVLQTTPDPPATHIPLPNDKLSGYNSYNPSPPLEPANPVVPTPEPSQASYTNIPQMPPSVGAGDAERLHDKDPKIYLEEGKFEEENPPEVNNVDAKQEKILPTNQMRGGPRQQGYQNNANYRGNNRQNSNMVMYQQQQQQQRGGGYRGSNNRPYGNFDSMGHPKNYAPYQQHHNMQPFNTQYNRPPENGMFGNNVQRRGNNGPSRGNRGYPPRGSATRGASVPTYTRSRTFKPTNETSG